A DNA window from Daucus carota subsp. sativus chromosome 3, DH1 v3.0, whole genome shotgun sequence contains the following coding sequences:
- the LOC108210963 gene encoding somatic embryogenesis receptor kinase 2, which yields MRMIIITIVINYIMSCPGFCKLERLIVVSVFVCFIINISANLEGDALHKLKTSLQDPNNVLQSWDSTLVNPCTWFHVTCNNANSVIRVDLGNAALSGPLVPLGQLKNLQYLELYSNNISGPIPSDLGNLTNLVSLDLYMNSFSGPIPDTLGKLTKLRFLRLNNNSLSGVIPLSLTNIKTLQVLDLSNNHLSGPVPDNGSFSLFTPISFTNNLNLCGPVTGKPCRGSPPFSPPPPLIPTFAVPSPGENGPTGAIAGGVAAGAALLFAAPALAFAWWKRRKPHERFFDVPAEENPEVHLGQLKRYSLRELQVATDGFSNKNILGRGGFGKVYKGRLIDGTLVAVKRLKEERTPGGELQFQTEVEMISMAVHRNLLRLRGFCITPTERLLIYPYMANGSVASCLRDRLPSESPLDWPTRKRIALGSARALSYLHDNCDPKIIHRDVKAANILLDEEFEPVVGDFGLAKIMDYKDTHVTTAVRGTIGHIAPEYLSTGKSSEKTDVFGYGIMLLELITRQSAFDLARLANDDDVMLLDWVKSLLTEKKLEMLVDPDLQNSYIESEVEQLIQVALLCTQGFPMDRPNMSEVVKMLEGDGLAEKWEEWQKVEVANQEIELAPHRISEWIPDSTDKLHEVELSGPR from the exons ATGCGaatgataataataacaatagtCATCAACTACATTATGAGTTGCCCAGGGTTTTGTAAATTGGAGAGGCTGATCGTTGTTTCTGTTTTCGTTTGCTTCATCATCAACATTTCTGCTAATTTGGAAG GTGATGCACTACACAAATTAAAGACCAGTCTACAAGATCCTAACAATGTGCTACAGAGTTGGGATTCTACTCTTGTAAACCCGTGTACATGGTTTCATGTTACATGTAACAATGCAAACAGTGTTATTAGAGT TGATCTTGGAAATGCAGCATTGTCTGGTCCACTTGTCCCCCTCGGGCAGCTGAAAAACTTGCAGTATTT GGAGCTTTATAGTAACAACATAAGTGGACCAATCCCTAGTGATCTTGGGAATCTAACAAATCTGGTGAGCTTGGATCTATACATGAACAGCTTCTCTGGTCCCATACCGGATACACTAGGAAAACTGACAAAGCTAAGATTCTT AAGGCTCAACAACAACAGCCTCTCCGGTGTGATCCCATTGTCATTGACTAATATTAAGACCCTTCAAGTTTT GGATCTGTCAAATAATCATTTATCAGGACCAGTACCAGACAATGGCTCGTTTTCCTTGTTCACTCCCATAAG TTTTactaataatctaaatttatgTGGACCGGTCACTGGAAAACCGTGCCGTGGATCTCCACCATTTTCTCCGCCACCTCCCTTGATTCCAACATTTGCAGTACCTTCTCCAG GTGAAAATGGTCCAACTGGAGCAATTGCTGGAGGAGTAGCTGCTGGTGCTGCTCTACTCTTTGCAGCCCCTGCATTGGCATTTGCTTGGTGGAAAAGAAGAAAACCACATGAACGCTTCTTTGATGTACCAG CCGAGGAGAATCCAGAAGTGCACCTAGGTCAACTGAAGAGGTATTCCTTGCGAGAATTACAAGTTGCGACAGATGGATTTAGCAACAAGAATATATTGGGCAGAGGTGGATTTGGTAAGGTATACAAGGGGCGACTTATTGATGGAACACTGGTGGCGGTTAAAAGGCTAAAAGAAGAACGAACACCTGGGGGAGAGTTGCAGTTTCAAACTGAAGTAGAAATGATCAGTATGGCTGTGCATAGAAATCTTCTGCGGCTTCGTGGTTTTTGCATCACACCAACTGAGCGGCTACTTATCTACCCATACATGGCTAATGGAAGTGTTGCATCATGTTTAAGAG ACCGTCTACCATCAGAATCACCTCTTGATTGGCCAACTAGAAAGAGGATTGCATTGGGATCTGCGAGGGCACTTTCTTATTTGCATGATAATTGTGATCCCAAGATAATCCATCGTGATGTTAAAGCAGCAAACATATTATTGGATGAAGAGTTTGAGCCTGTTGTTGGTGACTTTGGGTTGGCTAAGATTATGGATTACAAAGATACCCATGTTACAACTGCTGTGAGGGGCACCATTGGGCACATAGCTCCAGAGTATCTTTCCACAGGAAAGTCGTCAGAGAAGACTGATGTCTTTGGCTATGGGATTATGCTGTTAGAGCTAATTACTAGACAGAGCGCATTTGATCTTGCTCGGCTTGCAAACGACGATGATGTTATGTTGTTGGATTGG GTCAAAAGCCTTCTAACAGAGAAGAAGTTGGAGATGCTGGTTGATCCTGACCTGCAGAACAGTTACATTGAATCTGAGGTAGAGCAGCTCATTCAAGTTGCATTACTCTGTACCCAAGGCTTCCCTATGGACCGTCCTAATATGTCAGAGGTAGTCAAAATGCTTGAAGGTGACGGCCTTGCAGAAAAGTGGGAGGAGTGGCAAAAGGTGGAAGTCGCCAATCAAGAGATTGAATTAGCTCCTCATCGAATCTCTGAATGGATCCCTGACTCGACAGATAAACTACATGAGGTTGAATTGTCTGGTCCAAGATAA